A DNA window from Haliovirga abyssi contains the following coding sequences:
- a CDS encoding DUF4062 domain-containing protein, translating to MSYECIVYKILIASPSDVSQEREELKNLIFNWNMINSTHYKIMFSPVMWEANVTPELGGRPQEIINEQIVNDCDILIGVFWTRLGTPTGVEESGTIEEINQFISSDKKTMIYFSNTPIVPSSIDSLQYEKLTNFKNYLYEQGVVDNFSSISEFKSKINNHLTLVAQNLSNTFENNIQTKFENNFDNNHYILKELKKNFNSFKIDWITEKDSGTYTIDDGKYILEQIQSELTYFLGKINIELPNKEELIKVITELKRIQNHQVYLGGSKSFNAFWVNGDKIISILTNQINQINL from the coding sequence ATGTCATATGAATGTATTGTTTACAAAATTTTAATTGCTTCACCGTCAGATGTTTCGCAAGAGAGGGAAGAACTTAAAAATTTAATATTTAATTGGAACATGATTAATTCAACTCATTATAAAATTATGTTTTCTCCTGTAATGTGGGAAGCAAATGTAACTCCTGAATTAGGAGGAAGACCACAGGAAATTATTAATGAACAAATTGTAAATGATTGTGATATTCTTATTGGAGTTTTTTGGACAAGATTAGGGACTCCAACTGGTGTTGAAGAATCTGGAACTATTGAAGAAATTAATCAATTTATCAGTAGCGATAAAAAAACAATGATTTATTTTTCAAATACACCAATTGTTCCTTCAAGTATAGATAGTTTACAATATGAAAAATTAACTAATTTTAAAAATTACCTTTATGAACAAGGAGTTGTAGATAATTTTTCAAGTATTTCAGAATTTAAAAGTAAAATTAATAATCACTTAACTTTAGTAGCACAAAATCTATCAAATACTTTTGAAAACAATATACAAACAAAATTTGAAAATAATTTTGATAATAATCATTATATTTTAAAAGAATTAAAAAAAAATTTTAATTCTTTTAAAATAGATTGGATTACTGAAAAAGACTCGGGAACTTATACTATTGACGATGGTAAATATATATTAGAACAGATTCAATCTGAATTAACTTATTTTTTGGGCAAAATTAATATAGAATTACCAAATAAGGAAGAGTTAATAAAAGTTATTACAGAACTCAAAAGAATTCAAAACCATCAAGTTTATTTAGGTGGCAGTAAATCTTTTAATGCATTTTGGGTGAATGGTGATAAAATTATTTCTATATTAACAAATCAAATTAATCAAATTAATCTCTAA
- a CDS encoding FtsK/SpoIIIE family DNA translocase — MSKNLRNELLGIFFLGIGGYIGYVLSMGNNSNEIGFVGKNFYNVFFLLLGVMTYAVPFIFFLYGIVFLLNRNLKMNKVKFYSFLIFFVLLSAILVLKGVSVDGTKKDIIKELLRVGGNSHSGGLFGAFISIFLFTLFGKTGAIIFLITFTVIDVFIFANKMIKSILFSFLYPFIKIKMILKRKKEEKIANLEKIKEKKLREKEEKNIKLSREKEKKIAEKLLKRENKRKKIDKDGNISIKYEEEEILSENIENKKQFELKEEENINKFEEKEIEKEDKIKKNELKDDNWELIFNTEKKSKLTKSEIEEQVKLKTDILEQVLTEYGIEAKVINYERGPVITRYELSIPRGIRVKKIVALSDDLAMNLEAKSIRIEAPIPGKNAVGIEIPNDTAEAVYFSKTLKSKEFKKSKSPVSVILGENIVGENVIVDLRKMPHLLIAGRTGSGKSVCINSLISSIISKSSHEEVKFIMVDPKMVELMPYNGIPHLLVPVIIEPKLAALALKWAVNNMEERYRLLSKTGVRNLEGYNKLKGVEKLPYIVIVIDELADLMMVAPASIEESIARIAQKARAIGIHLVVATQRPTTDVITGTIKANLPSRISFSVASQIDSRTILDTPGAEKLLGKGDMLFLESGSPNLVRIQGAFITDEEVNKLTDYLKSKNSPEYLEEIITESTDDTDELFTKAIEIIKNEGKVSISLIQRKLKVGYARAARIVDQLEDNGIINDKREILIDV, encoded by the coding sequence ATGTCAAAAAATTTAAGGAACGAACTTTTAGGAATATTTTTTCTAGGAATTGGTGGATATATTGGTTATGTTTTATCAATGGGGAATAATTCAAATGAAATTGGATTTGTTGGTAAAAATTTTTATAATGTGTTTTTTTTACTGTTAGGAGTAATGACTTATGCGGTTCCGTTTATATTTTTTCTATATGGAATTGTATTTTTATTAAATAGAAATTTAAAGATGAATAAAGTTAAATTTTATTCATTTTTGATATTTTTTGTTTTATTGTCTGCAATACTTGTATTAAAAGGTGTAAGCGTAGATGGTACAAAAAAGGATATTATAAAGGAACTATTAAGAGTTGGCGGGAATTCTCATTCTGGTGGATTATTTGGTGCATTTATATCAATATTTCTATTTACACTTTTTGGGAAAACAGGAGCAATAATTTTTTTGATAACATTTACAGTTATAGATGTTTTTATATTTGCGAATAAGATGATAAAATCAATATTATTTTCTTTTCTTTATCCTTTTATAAAAATTAAGATGATATTAAAAAGAAAAAAAGAAGAAAAAATAGCAAATTTAGAGAAAATAAAAGAAAAAAAATTAAGAGAAAAAGAAGAAAAGAATATAAAATTATCGAGAGAAAAAGAGAAAAAAATAGCAGAGAAATTATTAAAAAGAGAAAATAAAAGAAAAAAAATAGATAAAGATGGCAATATATCTATAAAATATGAAGAAGAAGAAATATTAAGTGAAAATATTGAGAATAAAAAACAATTTGAATTAAAAGAAGAAGAAAATATTAATAAATTTGAAGAAAAAGAGATTGAAAAAGAAGATAAAATAAAAAAAAATGAATTAAAAGATGATAATTGGGAATTAATTTTTAATACAGAAAAAAAAAGCAAATTGACTAAAAGTGAAATAGAAGAACAAGTAAAACTAAAAACAGATATTTTAGAACAAGTTTTAACGGAATATGGAATAGAAGCAAAAGTAATTAATTATGAGAGAGGTCCAGTTATAACTAGATATGAGCTTTCAATTCCAAGAGGAATAAGAGTAAAAAAAATAGTTGCTTTATCAGATGATTTAGCTATGAATTTAGAAGCTAAAAGTATAAGAATAGAAGCCCCTATTCCAGGAAAAAATGCAGTTGGAATAGAGATACCGAATGATACAGCAGAAGCAGTATATTTTTCTAAAACTTTAAAAAGCAAAGAATTTAAAAAAAGTAAATCACCAGTGAGCGTTATATTAGGAGAAAATATAGTAGGGGAAAATGTTATAGTAGATCTTAGAAAAATGCCACATTTATTAATAGCGGGAAGAACAGGTTCGGGAAAAAGTGTGTGTATAAACAGTTTGATATCAAGTATAATATCAAAATCTTCACATGAAGAGGTTAAATTTATAATGGTAGATCCTAAAATGGTAGAATTGATGCCATATAATGGGATACCACATCTTTTAGTTCCTGTAATAATAGAACCTAAATTAGCAGCATTAGCATTAAAATGGGCTGTTAATAATATGGAAGAGAGATATAGATTATTATCTAAAACAGGTGTTAGAAATTTAGAAGGGTATAATAAATTAAAAGGAGTGGAAAAATTACCATATATTGTAATAGTTATTGATGAATTGGCTGATTTAATGATGGTAGCACCAGCAAGTATAGAGGAATCAATTGCTAGAATTGCACAAAAGGCAAGAGCTATAGGAATACATTTAGTGGTAGCAACTCAAAGGCCTACAACAGATGTAATAACAGGAACAATAAAAGCAAATTTACCATCGAGAATATCTTTTTCAGTGGCATCTCAAATAGATTCAAGAACTATTTTAGATACACCAGGAGCAGAAAAATTACTTGGAAAAGGTGATATGCTATTTTTAGAATCAGGCAGCCCTAATTTAGTTAGAATTCAAGGAGCTTTTATTACAGATGAAGAAGTAAATAAATTAACAGATTATTTAAAAAGTAAAAATTCACCAGAGTATTTAGAAGAGATAATAACAGAATCTACTGATGATACAGATGAACTTTTTACAAAGGCAATTGAAATAATAAAAAATGAAGGAAAAGTTTCTATATCTTTAATTCAAAGAAAACTAAAAGTAGGATATGCAAGAGCGGCAAGAATAGTTGATCAATTAGAAGATAATGGAATCATAAATGATAAACGAGAGATTTTGATAGATGTATAG
- the amrB gene encoding AmmeMemoRadiSam system protein B, whose protein sequence is MKIRESVFAGKFYPDNKVDIDMLLDEIHKKEMKNIKIDLSKKDIIGGVVPHAGYIYSGYEAVHFFDIVGKSKRYDTIVIINPNHTGYGSELEADSNDKWKTPFGEVDVDIEFRDKLNINISDLGERYEHSGEVMVPYLQKYLDYDFKIVPICMGIQNFRNSSYLANELYKVKKELGREILIIASSDFTHFMTPKKGREMDQYVIDAIFEMDSLKIEREVRNRDISVCGFGLIMTLIEYSKLIGDEIKIELLKRGHSGEVIESDEVVDYVSMLFYM, encoded by the coding sequence ATGAAAATAAGGGAATCAGTATTTGCAGGAAAATTTTATCCAGATAATAAAGTGGATATTGATATGTTGTTGGATGAAATTCATAAAAAAGAGATGAAAAATATAAAAATAGATTTATCTAAAAAAGATATAATCGGTGGAGTTGTTCCTCATGCAGGATATATATATTCAGGGTACGAAGCTGTTCATTTTTTTGATATAGTTGGGAAAAGTAAAAGATATGATACAATAGTAATAATAAATCCAAACCATACAGGATATGGAAGTGAGCTTGAAGCAGATAGTAACGATAAATGGAAAACACCTTTTGGAGAAGTAGATGTGGATATTGAATTTAGAGATAAATTAAATATAAATATCTCTGATTTGGGAGAGAGGTATGAGCATTCTGGAGAAGTTATGGTTCCATACTTGCAAAAATATTTAGATTATGATTTTAAAATAGTTCCTATTTGTATGGGAATTCAAAATTTTAGAAATAGTAGTTATTTAGCTAATGAATTATATAAGGTAAAAAAAGAGTTAGGAAGAGAAATTCTTATAATAGCATCATCAGATTTTACCCATTTTATGACACCTAAAAAAGGTAGAGAGATGGATCAATATGTAATAGATGCTATTTTTGAAATGGATAGCTTGAAGATAGAAAGAGAAGTAAGAAATAGAGACATATCTGTATGTGGTTTTGGATTGATAATGACTTTGATTGAATATAGTAAGCTAATAGGAGATGAAATTAAGATAGAATTATTAAAAAGAGGTCATTCTGGAGAGGTTATAGAATCTGATGAGGTTGTAGATTATGTTTCTATGTTATTTTATATGTGA
- a CDS encoding YdbC family protein, whose translation MAGIKFEIVDKLGLIGEGAKGWSKELNLISWNDRKAKADIRDWNETHEKMGKGVTLNKSELKELKKMLNEIDIDSLDMV comes from the coding sequence ATGGCTGGAATAAAATTTGAAATTGTAGATAAATTAGGTTTAATAGGAGAAGGGGCTAAAGGATGGAGTAAAGAATTAAACCTTATATCTTGGAACGATAGAAAAGCAAAAGCTGATATTAGAGATTGGAATGAAACACATGAAAAAATGGGAAAAGGTGTAACTTTGAATAAATCTGAATTAAAAGAATTGAAAAAAATGCTTAATGAAATAGATATTGATAGTTTAGATATGGTGTAA
- a CDS encoding DUF5655 domain-containing protein → MEKNSKEVFIKKYFENIETIDIAEASEENKSIVNYSEEYHLDGVKDEIKDIYNKIKTNLSLETNKIIYNPQRYYISLRKKRNFAYIKIRKSKIIIVVMLHIDEVKKRIKEHKIKELSEGIQKFYNGNCCQVLIESNKNLDEITSLLLEIQK, encoded by the coding sequence TTGGAAAAGAATAGTAAAGAAGTATTTATAAAAAAATATTTTGAAAATATTGAAACTATTGATATTGCTGAAGCAAGTGAAGAAAATAAGTCTATTGTAAATTATTCAGAAGAATATCATCTGGATGGAGTTAAGGATGAAATTAAAGATATATATAATAAAATTAAGACAAATCTGTCCTTAGAAACTAATAAAATAATTTATAATCCACAAAGATATTATATTTCATTAAGAAAAAAAAGAAATTTTGCATATATTAAAATTAGAAAAAGCAAGATAATAATAGTTGTAATGCTTCATATTGATGAAGTAAAAAAAAGAATAAAAGAACATAAAATAAAAGAATTATCAGAGGGAATTCAAAAATTTTATAACGGTAATTGTTGTCAGGTTTTGATTGAGTCAAATAAAAATTTAGATGAAATAACATCATTGTTATTAGAAATTCAAAAATAA
- a CDS encoding PIN-like domain-containing protein — MKLENEINKFMEEDYIIILDSSVYLNIYEYSPEIGDFFINLLEKLKDKIMIPATVKREFSRNNQSALGRQKKKYKNIPKEFENKIKSSKEGINKQLLILERFKFPNINELKENIESKFNEIIFTLDEYVENHDIFQNISDDIFSEDKVKKFFVNMEDLNRYFPELSINELYKICEEGKTRYKKQVPPGFKDEKSKDGIDKYNDLIIWKECLKYAEKNNKNLIFVTDDVKEDWWENGKTFHKQLTKEFEDYTKRKIIGLNSEEFYINMSRILNLSIPDKVDVIFKFNLDDYINSLIESGDIQNIINEKLIYSGESYVNTSSLSNYDGSEFELSEEIDEINLLEYSFEGYEFGEANYKLKFQIKLDAFSRIYWGRDSDTKEVILSDNTITHHLKGYVDIEISREIELFSDDINENYEIRIDDIYIEMEEESFTDSADLCVECGKNEGIFFNSRGEPICNSCMNDDSNGFVCPACGLKKSREFDALNGFCTSCSEELDF; from the coding sequence ATGAAGCTAGAAAATGAAATCAATAAATTTATGGAAGAAGATTATATAATAATATTGGATAGTAGTGTTTATTTAAATATATACGAATATTCTCCAGAAATTGGGGATTTTTTTATTAATTTATTAGAGAAACTCAAAGACAAAATAATGATTCCAGCAACTGTAAAAAGAGAATTTTCACGAAATAATCAATCTGCTTTAGGACGTCAAAAAAAGAAGTATAAGAACATTCCAAAAGAGTTTGAAAATAAAATCAAAAGTTCAAAAGAAGGAATTAATAAGCAATTATTAATTCTTGAGAGATTTAAGTTTCCTAATATCAATGAATTGAAAGAAAATATTGAAAGTAAATTTAATGAAATAATTTTTACTTTAGATGAATATGTAGAAAATCATGACATTTTTCAAAATATAAGTGATGATATTTTTTCAGAAGATAAAGTTAAAAAGTTTTTTGTAAACATGGAAGATTTAAATCGATATTTTCCTGAACTTAGCATTAACGAACTATATAAAATTTGTGAAGAAGGAAAAACTAGATACAAAAAACAAGTCCCTCCTGGTTTTAAAGATGAAAAATCAAAGGATGGAATTGATAAATACAATGACTTAATTATATGGAAAGAATGTTTAAAATATGCTGAGAAAAATAATAAAAACTTAATATTTGTAACAGATGATGTCAAAGAAGATTGGTGGGAAAACGGGAAAACGTTTCATAAACAATTAACTAAAGAATTTGAAGATTATACAAAACGAAAAATTATTGGATTAAATTCAGAAGAGTTTTATATAAATATGTCAAGAATCTTAAATTTATCAATACCAGATAAAGTAGATGTAATATTTAAATTCAATTTAGATGATTATATCAACTCTTTAATTGAGAGCGGAGATATTCAAAATATAATAAATGAGAAGCTAATTTACTCTGGTGAATCTTATGTAAATACGTCAAGTTTATCAAATTATGATGGTTCAGAGTTTGAGTTATCTGAAGAAATAGATGAAATCAATTTATTAGAATATAGTTTTGAAGGTTATGAGTTTGGTGAGGCTAATTATAAATTAAAATTTCAAATAAAACTTGATGCCTTCTCAAGGATATATTGGGGAAGAGATTCTGATACAAAAGAGGTTATTTTATCAGATAACACAATAACTCATCATTTAAAGGGGTATGTTGATATTGAAATTAGTAGAGAAATTGAATTATTTTCTGATGACATAAATGAAAATTATGAAATTAGAATTGATGATATTTATATAGAAATGGAAGAAGAAAGTTTTACAGATAGTGCTGATTTATGTGTTGAATGCGGAAAAAATGAAGGTATTTTTTTTAATAGTAGAGGGGAGCCTATTTGTAATAGCTGTATGAATGATGATTCAAATGGATTTGTTTGTCCTGCATGCGGTTTAAAAAAATCCAGAGAATTTGATGCGTTAAATGGATTTTGTACTTCTTGTAGTGAAGAGCTAGACTTTTAA
- a CDS encoding nucleoside triphosphate pyrophosphatase, with the protein MILASKSPRRKEILESFDMKLEIKTADIDESSNEIKPSKQVEEIAYKKAIKIANENKKSYVLAADTVVVFENNILGKPKDEKDAYDMLKKMSGKVHEVITGYVFLNLEKKIEIISHNRTKVYMRDFDEEKINWYIATKEPMDKAGAYGIQGKGNILIDKIDGDFFNVMGFPLSKFINDLEINGISLEEIKKL; encoded by the coding sequence ATGATATTAGCATCAAAATCACCAAGAAGAAAAGAGATATTAGAGAGTTTTGATATGAAATTAGAAATAAAAACAGCAGATATAGATGAAAGTAGCAATGAAATAAAGCCTTCAAAACAGGTAGAAGAGATTGCATATAAAAAAGCTATTAAAATTGCTAATGAAAATAAAAAAAGCTATGTTTTAGCAGCAGATACAGTAGTAGTTTTTGAGAATAATATTTTAGGAAAGCCAAAAGATGAAAAAGATGCATATGATATGTTAAAAAAAATGTCAGGGAAGGTACACGAAGTTATAACTGGATATGTATTTTTAAATTTAGAAAAAAAAATAGAGATAATAAGTCATAATAGAACAAAAGTGTATATGAGAGATTTTGATGAAGAAAAAATAAATTGGTATATAGCGACTAAAGAACCTATGGATAAAGCAGGAGCATATGGAATTCAGGGAAAAGGGAATATTCTTATAGATAAAATAGATGGAGATTTTTTTAATGTTATGGGATTTCCATTATCAAAATTTATAAACGATTTAGAAATTAATGGAATAAGCTTAGAAGAAATAAAAAAATTATAG
- the amrA gene encoding AmmeMemoRadiSam system protein A — MYEAKSIYVKLAWETIKNYVANIKEEKIDKSEELKVKRSCFVTLHKKNGELRGCIGTILPVREDLYEEIRGNAISACSRDPRFMAVTEDELENLTVSVDVLTEPEIVKNIEELNPKIYGIILVDQFGRQGVLLPDLDGVDTIDEQISIVKQKAGMPFGTKIEDLTIYKFEAKRFF, encoded by the coding sequence ATGTATGAAGCAAAATCAATATATGTGAAATTAGCTTGGGAAACTATAAAAAATTATGTTGCAAATATAAAAGAAGAAAAAATAGATAAAAGTGAAGAATTAAAAGTAAAAAGAAGCTGTTTTGTTACTTTGCATAAAAAAAATGGAGAACTTAGAGGTTGTATAGGTACAATACTTCCAGTAAGAGAAGATTTATATGAGGAGATAAGGGGAAATGCAATATCAGCTTGTAGTCGTGATCCGAGATTTATGGCTGTAACAGAAGATGAACTTGAAAATTTAACTGTTTCAGTTGATGTATTAACAGAACCTGAAATAGTTAAAAATATAGAAGAGCTGAATCCTAAAATATATGGGATAATTTTAGTGGACCAGTTTGGAAGGCAAGGAGTTTTATTGCCTGATTTAGATGGAGTTGATACTATAGATGAACAAATTTCAATAGTTAAGCAGAAAGCAGGAATGCCATTTGGCACTAAAATAGAAGATTTGACGATATATAAATTTGAGGCTAAAAGATTTTTTTGA
- a CDS encoding virulence RhuM family protein, with protein sequence MQKLQQFILYTAENGKVKLEIFLEEETLWLSQKMMSELFEVEVNTINYHIKEIFKSGELDENSVIRKFRITASDGKNYNTSFYNLDMIIAVGYRVNSKRATQFRIWATSVLKEFIIKGFTIDDDRLKQGKKFFEKDYFRELLEKVRSIRASERRIYQQITDIFAECSIDYDPKSQTTKDFFATVQNKFHFAITGKTAGEIIYTKADKEQSYMGLTTWKNAPDGRILSSDVTIAKNYLTEDEIKKLERAISGFFDYIENIIERRNAFTMSEFAKSVIKFLEFNEYKILEGKGKISKEKADKKALEEYKEYNKKQPIESDFDKEVKKLFDLSKK encoded by the coding sequence ATGCAAAAACTACAACAATTTATTCTATACACAGCAGAAAATGGAAAAGTAAAACTAGAAATATTTCTAGAAGAAGAAACCCTATGGCTATCACAAAAAATGATGTCAGAACTTTTTGAAGTAGAAGTAAATACTATAAACTACCATATAAAGGAAATATTTAAAAGTGGAGAATTAGATGAAAATTCAGTTATTCGAAAATTTCGAATAACTGCTTCTGATGGGAAAAACTATAATACTTCATTCTATAACCTTGATATGATTATAGCTGTAGGTTACAGAGTAAACTCAAAACGAGCAACTCAATTTAGAATATGGGCAACATCAGTTTTAAAAGAATTCATCATAAAAGGTTTTACCATTGATGATGACAGACTAAAACAAGGTAAAAAATTCTTTGAAAAAGATTACTTTAGAGAGCTACTTGAAAAAGTAAGGTCTATAAGAGCAAGTGAAAGAAGAATTTACCAGCAAATAACAGATATTTTTGCTGAATGTAGTATTGACTACGACCCAAAATCACAAACTACAAAAGATTTTTTTGCGACAGTACAAAATAAATTTCACTTTGCCATTACAGGGAAAACAGCAGGAGAAATCATTTACACTAAAGCTGATAAAGAACAATCTTATATGGGATTAACAACTTGGAAAAATGCACCTGATGGCAGGATATTATCAAGTGATGTTACAATTGCAAAGAACTATCTAACAGAAGATGAAATAAAAAAACTGGAAAGAGCAATCTCAGGATTTTTTGACTATATTGAAAATATTATTGAAAGAAGAAATGCATTCACTATGTCAGAATTTGCAAAAAGTGTTATTAAATTTTTAGAATTTAATGAATATAAAATTCTTGAAGGCAAGGGCAAAATCTCAAAAGAAAAAGCTGATAAAAAAGCACTTGAAGAATATAAAGAATATAATAAAAAACAACCAATCGAGTCTGATTTTGATAAAGAGGTTAAGAAGTTATTTGATTTGAGTAAAAAATAA
- a CDS encoding group II intron maturase-specific domain-containing protein, which produces MLEKIKEVVRRHRTLGIFQILVNELNTTLREWVNYFSIGNSSKCFSYVRNYVEKKLRRYLMKQRGKKGYGWKRWSNDWLYNEIGLFDNYKVKYIPE; this is translated from the coding sequence TTGTTAGAAAAGATAAAAGAAGTAGTAAGAAGACATAGAACACTAGGAATATTTCAAATACTGGTAAATGAGCTAAATACAACATTAAGAGAGTGGGTAAATTATTTTTCAATAGGGAACTCATCAAAGTGTTTTTCATATGTAAGAAATTATGTGGAGAAGAAATTGAGAAGGTACCTAATGAAGCAACGAGGAAAAAAGGGATATGGTTGGAAAAGATGGAGTAATGATTGGTTATATAATGAAATAGGGTTATTTGATAACTATAAAGTAAAATATATACCAGAGTGA
- a CDS encoding ABC transporter permease has product MEFIEIINFAIKSLNSNKIRSLLTMLGIIIGISSVIMISMIGKGSQQSITGNLIELADKKVTISVQSKDQILTKRDYITKDDIEQIKKLENVKAISPSMHTRMRVAITKKTRGFGGLSSSNEYVKDINSLNMIYGRSFIKGDIEKSKKYILVDDLYAMKKFGRLDVAGEEVELQFKKKNRSRFIIIGVFENQMKALMSSFGREYYQFYIPYTTFQKYVEDVQISSITILVNDVNKKDDTSGKIVDLLEKNHNKKDIYEVSAKFSQLDSFNKILTTLSLLLTSVAGISLFVGGIGIMNIMLVSVTERIKEIGIRKALGAKKIDILFQFVIEAIFLSVLGGIIGIILGILLSNIVGTFIGIKPIIDYFILILAIVVSCGIGVIFGTYPAKKASELNPIDALRYE; this is encoded by the coding sequence ATGGAATTTATAGAGATAATAAATTTTGCGATTAAAAGTTTAAATAGTAATAAAATAAGAAGTTTATTAACTATGCTTGGAATTATAATAGGGATATCATCTGTAATAATGATTTCTATGATAGGAAAAGGAAGTCAGCAGTCAATAACTGGGAATTTAATAGAATTGGCAGATAAAAAAGTTACTATATCTGTTCAATCTAAAGACCAAATATTAACAAAAAGAGATTATATAACAAAAGATGATATTGAGCAAATAAAAAAATTAGAGAATGTAAAAGCAATATCTCCTTCAATGCATACAAGAATGAGAGTAGCAATTACTAAAAAAACAAGAGGATTTGGAGGGCTTTCATCTTCTAATGAATATGTGAAAGACATTAACAGTTTAAATATGATATATGGAAGAAGTTTTATTAAAGGAGATATAGAAAAAAGTAAGAAATATATATTAGTGGATGATTTGTATGCTATGAAAAAATTTGGAAGACTAGATGTAGCTGGAGAGGAAGTTGAGCTTCAATTTAAGAAAAAAAACAGGTCTAGATTTATAATTATAGGAGTATTTGAAAATCAAATGAAAGCTCTTATGAGTTCATTTGGGAGAGAATATTATCAATTTTATATTCCATATACTACTTTTCAAAAATATGTAGAAGATGTACAAATATCTTCTATAACTATTTTAGTAAATGATGTTAATAAAAAAGATGATACATCTGGTAAGATAGTGGATTTATTAGAAAAAAATCATAATAAAAAAGATATATATGAAGTTTCAGCTAAATTTTCGCAATTAGACTCATTTAATAAAATACTTACTACATTATCGCTACTTTTGACATCTGTAGCTGGAATATCCTTATTTGTAGGCGGAATAGGTATAATGAATATAATGCTTGTAAGTGTAACCGAAAGGATAAAAGAGATTGGAATAAGAAAAGCGTTAGGAGCAAAAAAGATAGATATACTATTTCAATTTGTAATTGAAGCAATATTTCTGAGTGTTTTAGGAGGGATAATTGGAATAATATTAGGAATATTATTAAGCAATATAGTAGGAACATTTATTGGAATAAAACCAATTATAGATTATTTTATATTAATATTAGCTATAGTTGTATCTTGTGGAATTGGAGTGATATTTGGGACATATCCTGCTAAAAAAGCTTCGGAATTAAATCCTATAGATGCGCTTAGGTATGAGTAA
- the amrS gene encoding AmmeMemoRadiSam system radical SAM enzyme, whose amino-acid sequence MKEAKYYKKLSDNRVQCELCPHNCIIENGKRGLCRVRKNYNGILIAETYGLISAIHLDPIEKKPLYRFYPDTKIISIGTVGCNMRCEFCQNHEISQVGVDEIGLKKVSVNEIIEMVKNEKNSIGLAYTYNEPTIYFEFMLDLAKEVKKLGLKNVMVSNGFINKKPLSDLLEYIDAFNIDLKAFDNNFYSKITKSNIEPIKESLKLIKKSGKHLEITNLLIPTLNDNLGEFENMCKWISEELGRDTVLHITRYFSNYKMIIEPTGIELMRKCYDIAIKYLDFVYLGNV is encoded by the coding sequence ATGAAAGAGGCAAAATATTATAAAAAACTTTCTGATAATAGAGTTCAATGTGAGCTTTGTCCTCATAATTGTATAATAGAAAATGGAAAAAGAGGATTATGTAGAGTTAGAAAAAATTATAATGGAATTTTAATTGCTGAAACTTATGGTTTGATTTCTGCTATTCATTTAGATCCAATTGAGAAAAAACCACTCTATCGTTTTTATCCTGATACAAAAATTATTTCAATTGGGACAGTGGGATGTAATATGAGATGTGAATTTTGTCAAAATCATGAAATATCTCAAGTAGGTGTAGATGAAATAGGTTTAAAAAAGGTAAGTGTGAATGAGATAATAGAGATGGTTAAAAATGAAAAAAATAGTATTGGACTTGCATATACCTATAATGAACCAACTATATATTTTGAATTTATGTTAGATTTGGCAAAAGAGGTAAAGAAATTAGGACTAAAGAATGTAATGGTAAGCAATGGGTTTATTAATAAGAAACCATTAAGTGACCTTTTAGAATATATAGATGCATTTAATATTGATTTGAAGGCATTTGATAATAATTTTTATAGCAAAATTACAAAATCAAATATAGAGCCTATAAAAGAGAGTTTAAAATTAATAAAAAAATCAGGAAAACATTTAGAAATTACAAATTTATTGATTCCTACTTTAAATGATAATTTGGGAGAATTTGAAAATATGTGTAAGTGGATATCGGAAGAACTTGGAAGAGACACAGTTTTACACATTACAAGATATTTTTCAAACTATAAAATGATAATAGAACCTACTGGAATAGAATTAATGAGGAAATGTTATGATATAGCGATTAAATATTTGGATTTTGTTTATTTGGGGAATGTTTGA